The Terriglobia bacterium genome segment ACGAAGAAGGGCATCGAAGTCTATACCAAAGCCAGACTCGAGAGCGCACAGGTTAAGGATGGCGCCGTCGAAATCACGTTTCAAACCGAAAAGGGCGAGGTCAAGAAATACACCGTCGACAAGATGCTGATGGCGACCGGCCGCGGTCCGAATTCAGCCAACATCGGGCTCGACAAGCTTGGTGTAGCGATGGAGCGCGGGTTTGTAAAGGTTGACCCGTATATGGAAACCAGCGTGAAGGGCGTCTACGCCATCGGCGACGTGACGCCTTCACCTCTGCTTGCGCATGTCGCTTCCCAGGAAGGCATCGTGGCCGTTGAAAAGATCGCCGGCAAGCATCCCGTGCCCATCAAGTACAACCAGGTGCCGGGATGTACGTATTGCGATCCCCAGGTTGCGAGCGTCGGGCTCACCGAAGCCAAAGCCAAAGAAGCCGGGCACACCGTCAAAGTCGGAAAATTTCCATTTACCGCGGTTGCCAAGGCCAAAATCGAAGACGCATCCGAAGGCTTCGTCAAGATCGTTGCGGATGCAAAATACGGCGAAATCCTGGGCGCCCACATGATCGGAAATTCGGTGACGGAGATGATCGAAGAAGTTGTCGCTGCGATGGCCCTTGAAGGCACTGTAGCAGACCTGGTGAATGCCATCCACGCGCATCCCACTCTGACCGAAGCCACACACGAAGCCGCCGAAGCGGTATTCGGCGCCGCGATCCATATTTAGAAAACGGAAGATTAAGAAGCACAAGAAGCACAAGAAAAGGACGCCTTTTCTTGTGCCTCTTGTGCTTCTTGTGTTCCGTCCCCTGTATACTTCGAATAATGAGCAACCGTCCGGACTGGCTGAAAGTACGAATTCCCGGCGGCGACAATTACATGGAGGTCCGCCGCATCCTCCGCTCGCACAAGCTCAACACCATTTGTGAGGACGCGATGTGTCCGAACATCGCGGAATGCTGGGGCAAGCACCGGACCGCTACTTTCATGATCCTCGGCGATATCTGCACGCGCGCCTGCGCCTTCTGCGCCGTCACCAGCGGAAAACCCACGGAACTCGATTTGTTGGAGCCGGGTAGAGTGGCGGCTGCAATCGCCGATCTCAAACTGAAGCACGCCGTGATCACTTCCGTCGATCGCGATGATCTCCGGGATGGCGGCGCCTCGATCTTCGCCGAAACAGTCCGCCAGATTCGGCGGCTCGACTCCAATGTGAAGGTCGAACTGCTCACGCCGGATTTTCAAGGTTCACTCGATTCCGTGCGAACGATTATCGATGCTCGGCCGGATATTTTCTCCCACAACGTCGAGACGGTGCGCCGGTTGTACCCCGGAATCCGTTTCAAGTCCGATTACACGACGTCGTTTGGATTGTTGAAGTCCGCAAAGGAAATGAATCCGCTGATCTTCATTAAGACCGGCATCATGCTTGGACTCGGCGAGGAGAAAGAGGAAATTCTCGAGCTGTTACACCATGCCGTCGATGCCGGTGTTGATATTCTGACAATCGGGCAATACTTGCGGCCCTCTATGAAGCATGCCGAAATCAAGAAGTATTACCATCCCGATGAATTCGCCGAACTCGGGCGTATTGGGCGCACCCTCGGCATTCGTTGGGTTTTCTCAGGTCCGCTCGTCCGCAGTTCCTATCACGCCGAGGACGTCTTCGATCAAATGATGGCGCAGCCGTAGAGGCGAAGAAAAAAGGAACACAAGAAGCACAAGAGGCACAAGAAAGGTGTCCCTCTCTTGTGCTTCTTGTGTTCCGTTTTTCTTCCCCTCTACAAGTTCGGGTCCGCGCTTCCCACAAGCTCAAGATTGAGCCCGTTGGGATCTTTGACGAAAACGTTGCGGATGGTATCGCTCCACTCCACGAGTTCTGCATTGCGCGACAGC includes the following:
- the lipA gene encoding lipoyl synthase, which gives rise to MSNRPDWLKVRIPGGDNYMEVRRILRSHKLNTICEDAMCPNIAECWGKHRTATFMILGDICTRACAFCAVTSGKPTELDLLEPGRVAAAIADLKLKHAVITSVDRDDLRDGGASIFAETVRQIRRLDSNVKVELLTPDFQGSLDSVRTIIDARPDIFSHNVETVRRLYPGIRFKSDYTTSFGLLKSAKEMNPLIFIKTGIMLGLGEEKEEILELLHHAVDAGVDILTIGQYLRPSMKHAEIKKYYHPDEFAELGRIGRTLGIRWVFSGPLVRSSYHAEDVFDQMMAQP
- the lpdA gene encoding dihydrolipoyl dehydrogenase — protein: MAEPFDVAVIGSGPGGYVAAIRAGQLGLKAAVIEKDSRYGGTCLLRGCIPTKALLRDAHLFQEIKRAKQQGLFKTGDVEIDWAKIQDRKNDIVDKNAKGVDFLFRKNKVTVFKGYGTIVSPAKILVKGDSASTEVEAKNIIIATGSEAKSLPGYNFDEKNILSNIGVLELKEVPKSMLIVGSGAVGVEFASIYNSFGTKVILIEVLPNMVPVEDEEVSKELKRVFTKKGIEVYTKARLESAQVKDGAVEITFQTEKGEVKKYTVDKMLMATGRGPNSANIGLDKLGVAMERGFVKVDPYMETSVKGVYAIGDVTPSPLLAHVASQEGIVAVEKIAGKHPVPIKYNQVPGCTYCDPQVASVGLTEAKAKEAGHTVKVGKFPFTAVAKAKIEDASEGFVKIVADAKYGEILGAHMIGNSVTEMIEEVVAAMALEGTVADLVNAIHAHPTLTEATHEAAEAVFGAAIHI